GGACCTGCTCCTGGAGCGCGCGGCGCATGAGCGGGGGCGTGAGGTGAAGCCCTGCGCGCTGGGATCCCTCGGTCCGTCCCACGACCTCTGCCCGGTCGGCTGCTGCCCGGCCAGGGCCCCCAAGCCCGCGGCGGCGGGCGCCGACAGCCCGTACGCGTAAAGCCGCTGCCGTACGCGCAGAACCCCTGCCCGTACGCGTAAAGCCCTGTTCTCGTCGAGTCCCCTGGGAGCCCCCGTGACCGACCCCGCCCTGTCCGAGCTGCTGGACCTCGCCCTGGAGGCCGCCCGGCGCGCCGGAGCCCTGCTGCGCGACGGCCGCCCCGCCGACCTGGGGGTGGCCGCGACCAAGTCCAGCCCCATCGATGTGGTCACCGAGATGGACATCGCCGCCGAGAAGCTGATCACCGGCTACCTCTCCGACTTCCGCCCCGACGACGGCTTCCTCGGCGAGGAGGGGGCCAGCTCTCCGGGCTCCACCGGCATCCGCTGGGTGATCGACCCGCTGGACGGCACCGTGAACTACCTCTACGGCCTGCCGACCTGGGCGGTCTCCATCGCGGCCGAGCGCGACGGCGAGCGGGTCGTGGGCGTCGTCGAGGCCCCCATGCGCCGGGAGACGTACCAGGCGGTCCTGGGCGGCGGTGCGTACGCGAACGGCACGGCGCTGCGCTGCCGCCCCGCGCCGCCGCTGGACCAGGCCCTCGTCTCGACCGGCTTCAACTACGTCAGCAAGGTCCGCAGCCACCAGGCGGACGTCGTCCAGCGGCTGATCCCCAGGCTCCGGGACATCCGGCGCAGCGGTTCGGCGGCCGTCGACCTCTGCGATGTGGCGGCGGGGCGGCTGGACGGCTACTACGAGCGCGGGCTGCACCCCTGGGACCTGGCCGCGGGCGACCTGATCGCCCGGGAGGCGGGCGCGCTGACCGGCGGCCGCCCCGGGCTGCCGGCCGACGGCGACCTCGCGGTGGCCGCGCCCCCCGGCGTCTTCGAGCCGCTGCAGGCCGCCCTCGACGAGCTGGGTGCCTGGCACGACTGACGCCGAAGGCCCTGGTGGGAGCTGTGGGGCCGCAGGACACAGCAGAGGGCCCCGGATGCCGGTGAGGCATCCGGGGCCCTCTGTCCTACGGCTCAGACGCTTGTGGCGCCGATTTCCACGCCGTGCTCGGCCGCGAGGCGGTGCAGGTCGTCCAGCTCGCCCTGCTCGACATCCGCCAGGAAGTCGTCTCCGTCCTCGCGAGCCCGCGTGAGGTCGGACTCGGTGCTCTTGATGCGTTGCAGCAGACCTGCGGTGAAAGCGTCCATGATGCGCCCCCTCATCGTGGGTCGGTGGCACGGGGGTGTGCCCGGGATTCCTCCGGCGGGGAGCCGGAGGGGCGGGTGATCTCGCCGCTTCTCCGGGGTGGACGGAGAGGGGCCGTGGAATGCCACGGGCCGGGCGTGATCGCGGGTGTGAACCCCTCATCCCCATGCGCAGTCTCAGAGAAACCTCAACTGACCGGTAATTCCGCCGCCTTCCCGGGGCCCGGTCACCCAGAGCGCCGTCTTACCGCCGGTTTATACGCGTTGCGGGCAGGATGGACGCACACAGTCGGCCTCCCCTGGGGGCCGTTCGCTGTGTGAACCCGTAGATGGACCTAGGGAAGGACTGCGCTGTGCGCGTACTCGTCGTCGAGGACGAGCAGCTGCTCGCCGATGCGGTGGCCACCGGACTGCGCCGGGAGGCCATGGCCGTCGACGTCGTCTACGACGGTGCCGCGGCGCTGGAGCGCATCGGGGTCAACGACTACGACGTCGTCGTGCTGGACCGGGACCTCCCGCTGGTGCACGGCGACGACGTCTGCCGCAAGATCGTGGAGCTCGGCATGCCTACCCGGGTGCTCATGCTCACCGCCTCCGGCGACGTCAGCGACCGCGTCGAGGGCCTGGAGCTGGGCGCCGACGACTACCTCCCCAAACCCTTCGCCTTCAGCGAGCTGACCGCCCGGGTCCGGGCGCTGGGCCGCCGTACGACGGTGGCGCTGCCGCCCGTCCTGGAACGGGCCGGCATCAAACTCGACCCGAACCGCCGTGAGGTCTTCCGGGACGAGGTGGAGATCCAGCTCGCCCCGAAGGAGTTCGCGGTGCTGGAGGTCCTCATGCGCAGCGAGGGCGCCGTCGTCTCGGCCGAACAGCTCCTGGAGAAGGCCTGGGACGAGAACACCGACCCCTTCACCAACGTGGTGCGGGTCACGGTCATGACGCTCCGCCGCAAGCTCGGCGAACCGCCCGTCATCGTCACCGTGCCGGGCTCCGGATACCGGATCTGAGGACCATGGCCGCCACCCCACCGCCCCCCACGGCACCTCCGAAGCCCACCTGGGAGCCCAAGCAGCAGGACCCCCCGTACCCCTGGCTGCGCCCGACCATCCGGATAAGGCTCACGCTGCTGTACGGCGGGATGTTCCTGATCGCGGGCATCCTGCTGCTCTCGATCATCTACATGCTGGCCGCGCAGGCCCTCGGCGTGGGCAGCAAGCTGCCCTTCGAGATCGTCAGCGGACGGGTCGCCAGCGAGATCTGCGACCTGCCGACGACGCCCTCCCCGGAGGCCTTCAACGCGGCGATGAACGCCTGCGTCAACAACCAGCGCAAGGAGGCGCTGGAGACGCTGCTCAACCGCTCCCTGCTGGCTCTGGTCGGGCTCAGCATCAT
This DNA window, taken from Streptomyces griseus subsp. griseus, encodes the following:
- a CDS encoding response regulator transcription factor codes for the protein MRVLVVEDEQLLADAVATGLRREAMAVDVVYDGAAALERIGVNDYDVVVLDRDLPLVHGDDVCRKIVELGMPTRVLMLTASGDVSDRVEGLELGADDYLPKPFAFSELTARVRALGRRTTVALPPVLERAGIKLDPNRREVFRDEVEIQLAPKEFAVLEVLMRSEGAVVSAEQLLEKAWDENTDPFTNVVRVTVMTLRRKLGEPPVIVTVPGSGYRI
- a CDS encoding inositol monophosphatase family protein, translated to MTDPALSELLDLALEAARRAGALLRDGRPADLGVAATKSSPIDVVTEMDIAAEKLITGYLSDFRPDDGFLGEEGASSPGSTGIRWVIDPLDGTVNYLYGLPTWAVSIAAERDGERVVGVVEAPMRRETYQAVLGGGAYANGTALRCRPAPPLDQALVSTGFNYVSKVRSHQADVVQRLIPRLRDIRRSGSAAVDLCDVAAGRLDGYYERGLHPWDLAAGDLIAREAGALTGGRPGLPADGDLAVAAPPGVFEPLQAALDELGAWHD